The window ATTCGGCTGCCAGCAAACCCAGCGGCGCATGAGCAAGGATCGCGACATGAATCTGCAACACTCTCAAGACCTCGAACATCCCGAGCGCGATGCCCGTTTCTTCACCCGCCTGGGGTGGACACTGGCGCTCATTGGCGCTGGCAGTTTTTTCACCTGGGCCAGCCTGGCGCCGCTGGACCAAGGTATTGCGGTGCAAGGCACCGTGGTGGTGTCCGGCAAGCGCAAGGCCGTGCAATCGATGAGCAGCGGGGTGATCAGCCGGATCCTGGTGCGTGAAGGCGAGGCAGTGAAACAGGGCCAGCCGCTGTTCCGCCTGGACCAGACTCAGACAGCCGCCGATGTGCAAGCACTGCAGGCCCAGTACCGCATGGCCTGGGCTAGCCTGGCACGTTGGCAAAGCGAGCGGGACAACCTCCCACAGGTCAGCTTTCCGGCCGAACTGAGCCACGACCCCGACCCGCGCCTGGCGCTGGTGCTCGAAGGCCAGCGGCAGTTGTTCAGCAGCCGCCGCGAAGCGGTGGCCCGGGAGCGGGCCGCGTTGCGCGCCAATATCGAAGGTGCCACGGCGCAACTGGCGGGCATGCGCCGGGCTCGCAATGACCTCAATGCCCAGGCCCAGTCCCTGCGCCAGCAGCTCAGCAACCTGCAGCCGTTGGCAGACAACGGCTACATCCCGCGCAATCGTCTGCTCGATTATCAACGGCAACTGTCGCAAGTGCAGCAGGAACTGGCGCAGAACACTGGCGAAAGCGGCCGGGTGGAGCAGGGCATCGTCGAGTCCCGCCTCACGCTTGAGCAACACAACGAGGAATACCAGAAGGAGGTGCGCAGTCAGTTGGCCGAAGCGCAGCTCAAGAGCGAAACCCTGCAACAGCAACTCAAGTCTGCCGCGTTCGAGCTGCAACACAGCGAGATCCTCGCCACCGCCGACGGCATTGCCGTGAACCTGGGCGTACACACCGAAGGCGCCGTGGTCCGTCAAGGCGATACCTTGCTGGAAATCGTGCCCCAAGGCACGCGACTGGAAGTGGAAGGGCGCCTGCCGGTCAACCTGATCGACAAGGTGGGCACCCATTTGCCAGTGGACATCCTCTTCACCGCCTTCAACCAGAACCGCACGCCGAGGGTGCCGGGGGAGGTCAGCCTGATTTCCGCCGACCAGATGATCGATGACAAGACCGCCGAACCGTATTACGTCCTGCGC is drawn from Pseudomonas rhizophila and contains these coding sequences:
- a CDS encoding HlyD family type I secretion periplasmic adaptor subunit, which translates into the protein MSKDRDMNLQHSQDLEHPERDARFFTRLGWTLALIGAGSFFTWASLAPLDQGIAVQGTVVVSGKRKAVQSMSSGVISRILVREGEAVKQGQPLFRLDQTQTAADVQALQAQYRMAWASLARWQSERDNLPQVSFPAELSHDPDPRLALVLEGQRQLFSSRREAVARERAALRANIEGATAQLAGMRRARNDLNAQAQSLRQQLSNLQPLADNGYIPRNRLLDYQRQLSQVQQELAQNTGESGRVEQGIVESRLTLEQHNEEYQKEVRSQLAEAQLKSETLQQQLKSAAFELQHSEILATADGIAVNLGVHTEGAVVRQGDTLLEIVPQGTRLEVEGRLPVNLIDKVGTHLPVDILFTAFNQNRTPRVPGEVSLISADQMIDDKTAEPYYVLRSSVSEVAMEKLNGLVIKPGMPAQMFVRTGERSLMNYLFKPLLDRAGSALTEE